One genomic segment of Halomarina pelagica includes these proteins:
- a CDS encoding MaoC/PaaZ C-terminal domain-containing protein, translating into MTIDPVCGMEVIASNTEETAEYEGVTYRFCSTDCHDLFVTAPAEYVETPHPHLTEVLGVAVPRLPYGRAKGEFDVEIREPGTLGVGDRVAFTKAITDDDVRKFAEATSDTNAVHLNDAFAEKTRFGRRIVHGTLVSGMISAALACFPGLSIYLSQNVEFSRPVDVGETLTARCEIVEALENDRYRLTTRVENEAEEIVVHGTATVLIDELPE; encoded by the coding sequence ATGACGATCGATCCCGTCTGCGGCATGGAAGTGATAGCATCAAATACAGAAGAGACCGCCGAGTACGAGGGGGTGACCTACCGCTTCTGTTCTACGGACTGCCACGACCTGTTCGTAACCGCGCCGGCGGAGTACGTCGAGACACCGCACCCTCACCTCACCGAGGTTCTCGGCGTGGCCGTCCCTCGCCTTCCGTACGGACGGGCGAAGGGGGAGTTCGACGTCGAGATTCGAGAGCCGGGAACGCTGGGCGTCGGCGATCGCGTCGCGTTCACGAAAGCCATCACCGACGACGACGTACGGAAGTTCGCCGAGGCGACGAGCGACACGAACGCGGTGCACCTCAACGACGCCTTCGCCGAGAAGACACGGTTCGGGCGACGCATCGTTCACGGAACGCTCGTGTCCGGGATGATCAGCGCCGCGCTAGCGTGCTTCCCCGGCCTCTCGATCTACCTGTCGCAGAACGTCGAGTTCAGTCGTCCCGTCGACGTCGGGGAGACGTTGACGGCGCGCTGTGAGATCGTCGAAGCACTCGAGAACGACCGGTATCGACTCACGACGCGGGTCGAGAACGAGGCCGAGGAAATCGTCGTCCACGGCACGGCGACGGTACTGATCGACGAACTCCCGGAGTGA
- a CDS encoding multicopper oxidase family protein, which produces MLRIAGGGVVGTLAGCTSLQPRAGPGYDDGSAPNAPPGRPDREYRLRTTPGTADVGGGGAYRTWLYNDQFPGPELRALEGERLRVTVTNGLSEGTTVHWHGIPLPNPMDGVPDVTQPAIEPDRSFEYEYQVPVSGTYFYHSHVGLQPDRGLYGPLIVEEREPHVDYDREYTLMLDDYLPDAPRPTPGGGGMGGHGGMNDPDRPEYTGLLLNGRRPSAPPIFDVRESERVRLRFVNASSATTFGVRIGGHPLSITHADGQPVEPVTVDAFEFGSGERYDAIVTADDPGTWEIQAVAIDGTERPARGILRYDTADGPPVPPERPGTVLGYEDLRSTRSLDRFSGSPDRTFDLSLSGNMMGSGAWLIDGQAYPRADPLPISEGEHVRVRLTNRSPMLHPMHLHGHFFRVGDALKDTVVVPARMGTVTFDFVADNPGDWLFHCHNLYHLEAGMARVFEYR; this is translated from the coding sequence GTGCTTCGGATCGCCGGGGGAGGGGTAGTTGGCACGCTCGCCGGCTGTACGTCGCTACAGCCACGCGCAGGGCCTGGATACGACGACGGGAGCGCGCCGAACGCACCACCTGGGAGACCGGATCGAGAATATCGGCTCCGTACTACCCCCGGTACCGCCGACGTCGGAGGAGGCGGGGCGTATCGAACGTGGCTGTACAACGATCAGTTTCCCGGTCCCGAACTCCGCGCTCTCGAAGGGGAGCGGTTGCGCGTCACGGTGACCAACGGGCTATCGGAGGGCACGACCGTCCACTGGCACGGCATTCCGCTCCCGAATCCGATGGACGGCGTGCCCGACGTAACGCAGCCCGCGATCGAACCGGATCGGTCGTTCGAGTACGAATACCAGGTCCCGGTATCGGGGACGTACTTCTATCACAGCCACGTGGGGCTACAGCCCGATCGCGGACTCTACGGCCCACTCATCGTCGAGGAACGGGAGCCACACGTCGACTACGACCGGGAGTACACGCTCATGCTGGACGATTATCTCCCCGACGCCCCGCGACCGACGCCCGGCGGTGGGGGGATGGGAGGTCACGGGGGGATGAACGACCCGGATCGGCCGGAGTATACCGGATTGCTCCTCAACGGGAGGCGACCGTCAGCGCCGCCGATCTTCGACGTTCGCGAGAGCGAGCGCGTCCGGCTTCGGTTCGTCAACGCGAGTAGCGCGACGACGTTCGGGGTACGCATCGGCGGTCATCCGCTCTCGATCACGCACGCCGACGGTCAACCCGTCGAGCCGGTGACCGTCGACGCGTTCGAGTTCGGTTCCGGGGAGCGGTACGACGCTATCGTGACGGCGGACGACCCCGGAACCTGGGAGATCCAGGCGGTCGCCATCGACGGAACAGAGCGGCCGGCCCGTGGTATCCTCCGGTACGATACCGCCGATGGACCCCCCGTTCCACCCGAGCGCCCAGGGACGGTGCTCGGCTACGAGGACCTCCGATCGACACGGTCGCTGGATCGGTTCAGCGGATCTCCCGATCGAACGTTCGATCTGAGCCTCTCGGGGAACATGATGGGGTCGGGCGCGTGGCTGATCGACGGACAGGCCTATCCCCGCGCCGACCCACTCCCGATCAGCGAGGGTGAACACGTTCGCGTTCGACTGACGAACCGGAGTCCCATGCTCCACCCCATGCACTTACACGGACACTTCTTCCGCGTCGGCGACGCACTCAAGGATACCGTCGTGGTTCCCGCTCGCATGGGAACCGTGACGTTCGATTTCGTCGCCGACAACCCCGGAGACTGGCTGTTTCACTGTCACAACCTCTATCACCTCGAAGCGGGAATGGCCCGGGTCTTCGAGTACAGGTGA
- the rdfA gene encoding rod-determining factor RdfA: protein MCKVERIIEKHGLSDLDEELRRRHRGGASLRDLEAFVNRRVLDRVLLETGVALIGDTESIYRVLDGDDASAGQRAEIRSQLERAGPPASEVEDDFVSHQTVKRHLQNCLGVETKRRSRITLDDAEGTVEWAQSRNVSVIENTIERLHNAGLIEADHVDVTQSVWVTCDRTGETFRLRDFLRRGGCDCTDSDGDGGATGG, encoded by the coding sequence ATGTGCAAGGTCGAGCGAATCATCGAAAAACACGGCCTCTCCGATCTCGACGAGGAGCTTCGACGCCGACACCGCGGCGGTGCGAGCCTCAGAGACCTCGAAGCGTTCGTCAACCGGCGCGTGCTCGACCGGGTCCTGCTGGAAACCGGGGTGGCGCTAATCGGCGACACCGAGAGCATCTATCGCGTCCTCGACGGGGACGACGCGTCCGCCGGCCAACGGGCGGAGATCCGCTCGCAACTCGAACGCGCCGGTCCCCCCGCGAGCGAGGTCGAGGACGATTTCGTCTCCCACCAGACGGTCAAGCGCCATCTGCAGAACTGCCTCGGCGTCGAGACGAAACGGCGATCACGGATCACGCTCGACGACGCCGAGGGGACGGTCGAGTGGGCGCAGTCGCGAAACGTGTCCGTGATCGAGAACACGATCGAACGATTGCACAACGCGGGCCTCATCGAGGCCGATCACGTCGACGTGACGCAGTCGGTCTGGGTGACCTGCGACCGGACGGGAGAGACGTTCCGCCTGCGGGACTTTCTGCGGCGCGGTGGTTGCGACTGCACCGATTCGGACGGCGACGGCGGCGCGACCGGCGGCTGA
- a CDS encoding sulfite exporter TauE/SafE family protein: protein MSLVEPTVVLIVSFVAFGLLVGILFGFFGMGGSFFVTPALLVLGHSATTAVGTGLAFVFGTSLVAAVTHRDLGQIDYRIGALFVLGMSLGIEVGRRTLQRLSALGVADVLVSSIYVLLLAGVGYYMLSDYLHGGAARYDPARSGLTRFVRDATPPPTITVSGGATVSVWVVLAVAFGIGCLAGGLGVGGGFLVLPTLVYGFGMAETVAVGTDVFQIASSSAFGTLQYARQGSIHVSMVAYLLAGGIPGARIGARLTGTVDERVVKGYFGVVLLLGSVAVASKVVSHAYGVELLHDLSVVLLFGSAFVVSVLVLWQGFVSRERPTE, encoded by the coding sequence ATGTCACTCGTCGAGCCAACCGTCGTCCTGATCGTCTCGTTCGTCGCGTTCGGTCTACTCGTCGGTATCCTGTTCGGGTTCTTCGGGATGGGCGGGAGTTTCTTCGTCACGCCGGCGCTGTTGGTGCTCGGCCACTCCGCTACCACGGCGGTCGGGACCGGGCTGGCGTTCGTGTTCGGGACGTCGCTCGTCGCGGCGGTCACCCACCGCGATCTCGGGCAGATCGACTACCGGATCGGCGCGCTGTTCGTTCTCGGTATGTCCCTCGGGATCGAGGTCGGACGGCGGACGTTGCAACGACTCAGCGCGCTGGGCGTGGCGGACGTCCTCGTCAGTTCGATCTACGTTCTCCTCCTGGCCGGGGTCGGCTACTACATGCTCTCCGATTACCTGCACGGCGGGGCCGCGCGTTACGACCCTGCGAGGTCGGGACTCACCCGGTTCGTCAGGGACGCCACACCGCCTCCCACGATCACCGTCTCCGGCGGAGCCACCGTCTCGGTGTGGGTCGTACTCGCGGTCGCCTTCGGGATCGGCTGTCTCGCCGGCGGGCTCGGTGTCGGCGGTGGCTTCCTCGTGCTCCCCACGCTCGTCTACGGCTTCGGGATGGCGGAGACGGTCGCCGTCGGGACGGACGTCTTTCAGATCGCCAGTTCGAGCGCGTTCGGGACGCTCCAGTACGCCAGACAGGGGTCCATCCACGTCTCGATGGTCGCGTACCTCCTGGCGGGCGGGATTCCAGGCGCACGGATCGGTGCACGCCTGACGGGGACCGTGGACGAACGGGTCGTCAAGGGGTACTTCGGCGTCGTCCTGCTGCTCGGGAGCGTGGCCGTCGCGAGTAAAGTGGTCAGTCACGCGTACGGTGTCGAACTCCTCCACGACCTTAGCGTCGTCCTCCTCTTCGGGTCGGCGTTCGTCGTCAGCGTGCTCGTCCTCTGGCAGGGGTTCGTGAGTCGAGAACGCCCGACCGAGTGA
- a CDS encoding heavy-metal-associated domain-containing protein yields MSVTITVEGMSCSGCEQTVEDALRDVDGVTDVTVDRTTDSATVAGDADADALVRAVDEAGYEAST; encoded by the coding sequence ATGTCCGTAACCATCACCGTCGAGGGAATGAGCTGTAGCGGGTGTGAACAGACGGTCGAAGACGCCCTGCGGGACGTCGACGGCGTCACGGACGTCACGGTCGATCGAACGACCGACTCCGCGACGGTCGCGGGGGACGCCGACGCCGACGCGCTCGTGAGAGCGGTGGACGAGGCGGGCTACGAGGCGAGTACGTAA
- a CDS encoding heavy metal translocating P-type ATPase yields the protein MTFRTTQLEIQGMSCANCSQTITDALRSLDGVSEAAINFATDEGTVEYDPEAVSLAEIYRAIDDAGYHAERATVGIGISDMTCANCAATNETALERVPGVIGATVNVATDEAQVEYNPADVSRAALYDAIEDAGYTPVRDEGSEESDQERRDAARKAEIRRQFRLTVFGAVLSAPLVFFLVEKFLLGGGVLPETVFGVEFGWIEFLLATPVQAVLGWQFYKNSYTALVRNKSANMDVLIALGSSTAYLYSVAVLLGAVAGGMYFDTAALILVFITLGNYLEARSKGQASDALRKLLEMEADTATVVDEDGTEREVPVEDVTVGTRMKIRPGEKIPTDGVVVEGQSAVDESMVTGESVPVEKGEGDEVVGSTINENGVLVVEATQVGEDTALQQIVRTVKEAQSRQPDIQNLADRISAYFVPAVIANALFWGVVWFLFPETLAGVVEWLPLWGLVAGGPAVAGGTVSVFEFSVVVFASAVLIACPCALGLATPAATMVGTTIGARNGVLFKGGDVLERAKDADTVVFDKTGTLTKGEMELTDVVVFNGDGRPVADGGERTDGSRSSSDRRSDGGDPATDGGQLTAQDRLSEDDVLRLAATAESGSEHPLARAIVDGARERGLAVTDPDDFENVPGHGIKATIGESEVLVGNRKLLRDNGIDLSPAADTMERLENEGKTAMLVACEGELVGVVADADTIKESARDAVSQLQERGVDVMMITGDNERTARAVAERVGIDPENVRAEVLPEDKADAVEAVQSEGRKAMMVGDGVNDAPALAVAYVGTAIGSGTDVAIEAADVTLMRDDPLDVVKAIRISDATLAKIKQNLVWALGYNTAMIPLASLGLLQPVLAAAAMAFSSVSVLSNSLLFRRYTPDHDYELLGRLRR from the coding sequence ATGACGTTCAGGACGACGCAACTCGAGATCCAGGGCATGAGTTGTGCGAACTGTTCGCAGACGATTACTGATGCCCTGCGTTCGCTCGACGGCGTCTCGGAGGCGGCCATCAACTTCGCCACCGACGAGGGGACCGTCGAGTACGATCCCGAGGCGGTATCGCTCGCCGAGATCTACCGGGCGATCGACGACGCCGGCTATCACGCCGAGCGTGCGACGGTCGGAATCGGCATCTCGGACATGACCTGCGCGAACTGCGCGGCGACGAACGAGACGGCGCTGGAGCGGGTCCCCGGCGTCATCGGCGCGACGGTGAACGTCGCCACCGACGAGGCGCAGGTCGAGTACAACCCCGCCGACGTCTCGCGCGCCGCGCTCTACGACGCGATCGAAGACGCGGGCTACACGCCCGTTCGCGACGAGGGGAGCGAAGAGTCCGACCAGGAACGTCGAGACGCCGCTCGAAAGGCGGAGATTCGCAGACAGTTCCGGCTGACGGTGTTCGGCGCGGTACTCTCCGCGCCGCTCGTCTTCTTCCTCGTCGAGAAGTTCCTGCTCGGCGGTGGGGTCCTCCCCGAGACCGTCTTCGGGGTCGAGTTCGGCTGGATCGAGTTCCTGCTCGCGACGCCGGTGCAGGCGGTCCTCGGCTGGCAGTTCTACAAGAACTCCTACACGGCGCTCGTGCGGAACAAGAGCGCCAACATGGACGTGCTCATCGCGCTGGGTTCGTCCACGGCGTACCTCTACAGCGTCGCGGTGCTCCTCGGAGCCGTCGCCGGCGGTATGTACTTCGACACCGCCGCGTTGATCCTCGTGTTCATCACGCTCGGTAACTACCTCGAAGCGCGCTCGAAGGGCCAGGCGAGCGACGCCCTCCGCAAGCTGCTCGAGATGGAGGCCGACACGGCGACCGTCGTCGACGAGGACGGCACCGAGCGCGAGGTGCCGGTCGAGGACGTGACGGTCGGCACCCGAATGAAGATCCGCCCCGGAGAGAAGATCCCCACCGACGGCGTCGTCGTCGAGGGCCAGTCGGCCGTCGACGAGTCGATGGTCACGGGCGAATCGGTCCCCGTCGAGAAGGGCGAGGGCGACGAGGTCGTCGGCTCGACCATCAACGAGAACGGCGTGCTCGTCGTCGAGGCGACGCAGGTCGGCGAGGACACGGCCCTCCAGCAGATCGTCCGGACGGTAAAGGAGGCCCAGTCCCGCCAGCCCGACATCCAGAACCTCGCCGACCGCATCTCGGCGTACTTCGTCCCCGCGGTCATCGCCAACGCCCTGTTCTGGGGCGTCGTCTGGTTCCTCTTCCCCGAGACGCTCGCCGGGGTCGTCGAGTGGCTCCCGCTGTGGGGGCTCGTCGCCGGCGGACCCGCGGTCGCCGGCGGGACGGTTTCGGTGTTCGAGTTCTCGGTCGTCGTCTTCGCGTCGGCCGTGTTGATCGCCTGCCCCTGTGCGCTCGGGCTGGCGACCCCCGCCGCGACGATGGTCGGGACGACCATCGGTGCCCGGAACGGCGTGCTGTTCAAGGGTGGTGACGTCCTCGAGCGCGCGAAGGACGCCGACACGGTCGTCTTCGACAAGACCGGGACCCTGACGAAGGGCGAGATGGAACTGACCGACGTCGTCGTGTTCAATGGCGACGGCAGGCCGGTCGCGGACGGTGGTGAGCGAACCGACGGTTCGCGATCCTCGTCGGATCGTCGATCCGACGGCGGGGATCCCGCTACCGATGGGGGCCAGCTAACCGCACAGGACCGCCTCAGCGAGGACGACGTGTTGCGGCTCGCAGCCACGGCCGAGAGCGGGAGCGAACACCCGCTCGCGCGGGCCATCGTCGACGGAGCCAGAGAGCGCGGTCTCGCCGTGACCGACCCCGACGACTTCGAGAACGTCCCCGGCCACGGCATCAAAGCGACCATCGGTGAAAGCGAGGTGCTGGTCGGGAATCGGAAGCTGCTCCGGGACAACGGAATCGACCTGTCGCCAGCTGCCGATACGATGGAGCGCCTCGAGAACGAGGGGAAGACAGCCATGCTCGTCGCCTGCGAGGGGGAACTCGTCGGCGTGGTCGCTGACGCCGATACGATCAAAGAGAGCGCAAGAGACGCTGTGAGCCAGCTACAGGAACGCGGCGTCGACGTGATGATGATCACGGGCGACAACGAACGGACCGCCCGCGCGGTGGCCGAGCGAGTGGGTATCGACCCGGAGAACGTCCGCGCGGAGGTCCTCCCCGAGGACAAGGCGGACGCGGTGGAGGCCGTCCAGTCGGAGGGTCGGAAGGCCATGATGGTCGGCGACGGCGTCAACGACGCACCGGCGCTGGCGGTCGCCTACGTCGGGACTGCCATTGGCTCGGGCACCGACGTCGCCATCGAGGCGGCGGACGTGACCCTCATGCGCGACGACCCGCTCGACGTGGTGAAGGCGATCCGTATCTCGGATGCGACGCTGGCGAAGATCAAGCAGAACCTCGTCTGGGCGCTCGGGTACAACACCGCGATGATCCCGCTCGCGTCGCTCGGCCTGCTCCAGCCGGTGCTGGCGGCCGCCGCGATGGCGTTCTCCAGCGTCTCGGTGCTATCGAACAGCCTGCTGTTCCGCCGGTACACCCCCGACCACGACTACGAACTGCTCGGCCGACTGCGCCGATAG
- a CDS encoding DUF4396 domain-containing protein has protein sequence MALQSLVERIEHAFAPIRHVLKPILSDPSTMAVWALLVGASVGVLWWDVRKRNRALPSLMKGVWTLVVLYSGPFGLAVYRYAGRTQIDRDSLWRRGFRSTAHCYSGCGAGEIVGFAVLAGLLALESTVLTALGTFALAYLFGYALTVGPLMQEGVGFGRAVLDALYSETPSITVMEVTAIGTDLLLASQAKMTDPLFWGALALSLSVGFVFAFPINAALVYFGVKEGMKNPAEMGGDRHGGRERATD, from the coding sequence ATGGCGCTTCAATCCCTCGTCGAGCGGATCGAACACGCGTTCGCACCGATACGGCACGTGCTGAAACCGATCCTGTCGGATCCGTCGACGATGGCCGTCTGGGCGCTCCTCGTCGGCGCATCCGTCGGCGTCCTCTGGTGGGACGTCCGGAAGCGCAACCGGGCGCTTCCGTCGCTGATGAAGGGCGTCTGGACGCTGGTCGTCCTCTACTCCGGCCCGTTCGGGCTGGCGGTCTACCGGTACGCCGGGCGCACCCAGATCGACCGCGACTCGCTGTGGCGGCGCGGCTTCCGCTCGACGGCCCACTGCTACTCGGGCTGTGGCGCGGGCGAGATCGTGGGGTTCGCGGTGCTCGCCGGCCTGCTGGCGCTAGAGAGCACCGTCCTCACGGCCCTCGGGACGTTCGCGCTCGCGTACCTCTTCGGCTACGCGCTCACCGTCGGCCCGCTGATGCAGGAGGGCGTCGGGTTCGGTCGGGCGGTGCTCGACGCCCTCTACAGCGAGACGCCGAGCATCACCGTCATGGAGGTCACCGCCATCGGGACGGACCTGCTACTCGCCAGCCAGGCGAAGATGACCGACCCGCTGTTCTGGGGCGCGCTCGCCCTCTCGCTGTCGGTCGGGTTCGTCTTCGCCTTCCCGATCAACGCCGCCCTGGTCTACTTCGGCGTCAAGGAGGGGATGAAGAATCCCGCCGAGATGGGAGGGGATCGCCACGGCGGACGGGAACGGGCCACGGACTAG